One part of the Candidatus Neomarinimicrobiota bacterium genome encodes these proteins:
- a CDS encoding DUF2141 domain-containing protein, whose product MKILTILFFGPLLLFAEDIGTLSLTIKVDSLKNSDGVIQFAIYNNDNSIPDMKFEKCLKKGNAVIKEKSATYTFESLEKGRYAVNILHDENKNKKIDKGFILPKEGFGFSNYKSLGFFNRPNFKKSSFELDTDSTITVLVNYL is encoded by the coding sequence ATGAAAATATTAACCATACTATTTTTCGGCCCTTTGTTATTGTTTGCGGAAGATATTGGAACGTTATCTCTAACAATAAAAGTTGACTCACTCAAAAACTCAGATGGCGTTATACAGTTTGCAATATATAACAATGATAATTCTATCCCTGATATGAAATTTGAGAAATGTCTCAAAAAGGGAAATGCCGTAATTAAGGAAAAATCTGCAACTTATACTTTTGAATCTTTAGAAAAAGGACGGTATGCTGTAAATATTTTACATGATGAGAATAAAAATAAAAAAATAGACAAAGGTTTTATATTGCCAAAAGAAGGATTTGGGTTTTCAAATTATAAATCTTTAGGGTTTTTTAATCGCCCCAATTTTAAGAAATCGAGTTTTGAATTAGATACTGATTCGACAATAACCGTTTTAGTAAACTACCTTTAA
- a CDS encoding outer membrane lipoprotein-sorting protein, with amino-acid sequence MKTIKSILPMSILLSGMIFAQDLSGLEVIQKVYDRPTGNDMTGNLIMTIENSRGNQRVRKIKQFVKTVKNGEKKIMYFLSPADVKNTSFMTWSYDDASKSDDQWIYLPALKKVKRISSDSKGDYFMGSDFTYDDLGDRHPLDDTHTILREEVINEKETIVIESVPKDEEYMYARTVTWVVKDSWIGLKKEFYDEDDELLKILTVDDQQSFKDVIILTKVKMKNVQRNQFTIMEFSDVQIDTGIPNNKFTERMMKRGI; translated from the coding sequence ATGAAAACAATCAAATCAATACTACCTATGAGTATCCTTCTTTCAGGAATGATATTTGCCCAAGATTTATCTGGCCTTGAAGTCATTCAAAAGGTGTATGACCGTCCAACAGGAAATGACATGACAGGAAATCTGATCATGACCATCGAAAATTCCCGTGGCAATCAACGCGTCAGAAAAATTAAACAATTTGTGAAGACTGTTAAGAATGGTGAAAAGAAAATTATGTATTTCCTTTCGCCTGCTGATGTAAAAAATACATCCTTTATGACATGGAGTTATGATGATGCATCTAAAAGTGATGATCAATGGATTTATTTGCCCGCACTCAAAAAAGTAAAGCGGATTTCCAGCGACAGTAAGGGCGATTATTTTATGGGCTCTGATTTTACCTATGATGATTTGGGTGATCGCCATCCTTTAGATGATACTCATACTATTCTACGGGAAGAAGTCATCAATGAAAAAGAAACCATCGTTATAGAAAGTGTGCCGAAAGATGAAGAATATATGTATGCCAGAACGGTAACATGGGTGGTCAAAGATTCTTGGATTGGACTCAAAAAGGAATTTTATGATGAAGATGATGAATTGTTAAAAATCCTGACGGTGGATGATCAACAATCTTTTAAAGATGTGATTATTTTGACCAAAGTAAAAATGAAAAACGTCCAAAGAAATCAATTCACGATTATGGAATTTTCCGATGTTCAAATTGATACAGGAATTCCTAATAATAAATTCACAGAACGTATGATGAAAAGGGGGATATGA
- a CDS encoding MMPL family transporter, with protein sequence MLNLLERFLKQPIMVLIVFFGITIFFVAEMKDNTRMETDLDKYMPQDHPAFIYSDQAAEWFDIKDGIIIAIENTGGIYNTGTLAKIKKLTKDLQKLDEIEKQDVTSLYTADNIVGTEDGMDVKAFFKRVPKSQEKIEALQEKVRSNEMVFGRLVSENETVSVIIARINDDVFTQEFYDEILELAHSYEGDENIHVAGRPIVEGTMAVLGPADMKRMVPIVLTVIILILLFLLRSVKNTILTMLVVLFSTIWTFGLLAVVGIPIYAVFTTIPVMLIAIGVADGIHLFSHVDLFRVENPTASKIDTIKNMIKEMWKPVVMTSVTTAVGFISLLTSQVYPIKYFGVFTAFGVLVAMLLSLVLIPAGMMIVGLPKIRKIRVHSANDKHAVVFAHKFASGLLKYKWATLGLTALIIVISIFGTSKVWINSSFLDKFEKNSDIVLTDKFINENFGGTSTLNLVLESTEKDVFKNPAILKMVDQMQTDVESIEIVGSSFGLTDYLLRMNKVMHADDEAFNIIPETSDLIAQYLLLYEMSGDPENLWQVTDFDYQKLNVTFQLKSDDSKSINSAMDRIESYRDQFNTHNIDMNFAGSGYKALVFTDLILQGQIASLLLSLVIVAVLLSLMFKNVVAGLTGTVPIIITAAISFGVMGLLGIPLSTTTALMSSISIGIGIDYAVHFIDRYRENTRKTKDIELAIQRTMHHSGRAIVFNAVVVIAGFMVMLFSVFPPNRELGFLVSLNMFTSFVGTITVMVLIIEQKKLFCKKSNNEIGE encoded by the coding sequence ATGCTAAACTTACTTGAACGATTTTTAAAACAGCCCATTATGGTTCTGATTGTATTTTTTGGAATCACAATCTTCTTCGTTGCTGAAATGAAGGATAATACGCGAATGGAAACAGATTTGGATAAATATATGCCCCAGGATCATCCTGCATTTATTTATAGCGATCAAGCGGCTGAATGGTTTGATATAAAAGATGGCATTATCATTGCCATCGAAAATACAGGCGGTATTTATAATACAGGCACGCTCGCCAAAATTAAAAAGCTCACTAAAGATTTACAGAAATTAGATGAAATTGAGAAGCAAGATGTAACGTCATTATATACAGCTGATAATATCGTGGGAACGGAAGATGGAATGGATGTAAAAGCATTCTTTAAACGCGTGCCGAAATCACAAGAAAAAATAGAAGCGCTTCAAGAAAAAGTGCGTTCCAATGAAATGGTTTTTGGTCGACTTGTATCAGAAAATGAAACAGTTTCAGTCATTATTGCTCGCATCAATGATGATGTTTTCACGCAGGAATTTTATGATGAAATTCTTGAACTCGCTCATTCCTATGAAGGAGATGAAAATATTCATGTCGCCGGTCGTCCAATCGTGGAAGGAACGATGGCTGTTTTAGGCCCTGCAGATATGAAACGAATGGTTCCCATTGTTTTGACGGTTATCATTCTTATTCTACTCTTCTTACTTCGGAGCGTTAAAAATACCATTTTAACCATGTTAGTCGTTTTATTCAGCACCATTTGGACTTTCGGATTACTCGCCGTAGTGGGCATCCCAATTTATGCGGTATTCACCACAATCCCAGTGATGCTCATTGCCATTGGTGTGGCGGATGGGATTCATTTATTCAGTCATGTGGATTTATTTAGAGTCGAAAATCCCACTGCATCAAAAATAGACACCATTAAAAATATGATAAAAGAAATGTGGAAGCCCGTTGTAATGACATCCGTAACCACGGCTGTGGGATTTATTTCATTATTGACATCTCAAGTTTATCCCATTAAATATTTTGGTGTATTCACTGCCTTTGGTGTTTTAGTGGCTATGTTACTATCGCTAGTTTTAATACCTGCAGGTATGATGATTGTTGGTTTGCCAAAGATTAGGAAAATCAGAGTTCACAGTGCAAACGACAAACATGCCGTTGTTTTCGCTCATAAGTTCGCTTCAGGACTTTTGAAATATAAATGGGCGACGCTTGGGCTTACCGCATTAATAATAGTGATTTCCATCTTTGGAACCAGTAAAGTATGGATCAATTCCAGCTTTTTAGACAAATTCGAAAAAAACAGTGACATTGTGCTTACAGACAAATTTATTAATGAAAATTTTGGAGGCACATCAACATTAAATCTTGTTTTAGAATCAACTGAAAAGGATGTTTTTAAAAATCCAGCCATTTTAAAAATGGTGGATCAAATGCAAACAGATGTTGAATCGATTGAAATTGTGGGTTCATCATTTGGACTGACTGATTATTTATTACGCATGAATAAGGTCATGCATGCAGATGATGAAGCATTTAATATTATTCCCGAAACATCTGATTTAATTGCGCAATATTTATTGCTTTACGAAATGTCTGGTGACCCGGAAAATCTCTGGCAAGTAACCGATTTTGATTACCAAAAATTGAATGTGACTTTCCAATTGAAAAGTGATGATTCAAAAAGTATCAATTCTGCCATGGATCGAATAGAATCTTACAGAGACCAATTTAACACACATAATATTGACATGAATTTTGCTGGTTCAGGTTATAAAGCGTTGGTCTTTACGGATTTGATTCTGCAAGGACAAATAGCAAGTTTACTCTTGTCATTAGTCATTGTGGCGGTGTTATTGAGTCTTATGTTTAAAAATGTGGTTGCGGGATTAACAGGCACAGTTCCTATTATTATAACGGCGGCAATTAGTTTTGGTGTTATGGGTTTATTGGGCATTCCATTAAGCACAACCACGGCCCTCATGTCCAGTATTTCCATCGGAATTGGTATTGATTATGCTGTGCATTTTATTGATCGATATCGAGAGAATACGAGAAAAACGAAGGATATAGAATTGGCCATCCAACGAACCATGCACCATAGTGGTCGTGCCATTGTTTTTAATGCGGTGGTGGTAATAGCCGGTTTTATGGTGATGCTATTTTCAGTATTTCCACCAAATAGAGAATTGGGATTCTTGGTATCACTCAACATGTTTACCAGTTTTGTGGGTACAATTACGGTGATGGTGCTCATCATTGAACAGAAAAAACTTTTTTGTAAAAAAAGTAATAATGAAATAGGAGAATAA